In the genome of Christensenella timonensis, one region contains:
- the dnaJ gene encoding molecular chaperone DnaJ yields the protein MAKDYYETLGVDKNASADEIKSAYRKLAKQYHPDMNKGDEGAAQKFKEVNEAYQVLSDDQKRQQYDTFGTADMGGAGGYGGQGGFGGFEGFGGFGDIFDNIFGGGMRQQRGGPQRGSDIRVNMRISFEQAANGLKEEINVNRLEKCDTCSGTGAKPGTQRRTCPTCNGTGQQRVQQQTMFGNFVNVQTCPTCGGEGTIVDSPCEDCKGKGTKQKQRTIMVNVPAGIDNGQVLTMRGEGNAGKHGGPAGDLQIVISVKPHKLFERLGYDLYLDMNINMMQAALGDEIEVPVLDGKVRYKVEPGTQPGTVFRLKGKGIKYLNSNRTGDLYVRANVQIPKKLSEKQKKILRDFGDKAKAKDREAEFVKPKDAF from the coding sequence TTGGCTAAGGACTATTATGAAACACTGGGCGTTGACAAAAACGCCAGTGCAGACGAAATCAAAAGTGCATACAGGAAACTGGCAAAGCAGTATCACCCGGATATGAACAAGGGCGACGAGGGTGCGGCGCAGAAATTCAAGGAAGTGAACGAAGCTTATCAGGTTTTAAGCGACGACCAGAAGCGCCAGCAGTACGACACGTTCGGCACTGCGGACATGGGCGGCGCCGGGGGTTACGGCGGTCAGGGCGGCTTTGGCGGGTTTGAAGGCTTCGGCGGCTTTGGCGATATTTTCGACAACATTTTTGGCGGAGGAATGCGCCAGCAAAGGGGTGGCCCGCAGCGGGGCAGCGATATCCGCGTGAATATGCGCATCAGCTTTGAGCAGGCCGCAAACGGGCTGAAAGAAGAAATCAACGTCAATCGTCTGGAAAAATGCGATACCTGCAGCGGAACGGGAGCAAAGCCAGGTACGCAGAGACGTACCTGCCCGACGTGCAACGGAACGGGGCAGCAAAGGGTGCAGCAGCAGACGATGTTCGGCAATTTTGTCAACGTACAGACTTGCCCGACCTGCGGCGGAGAAGGAACCATTGTGGATTCTCCCTGCGAAGACTGCAAGGGGAAAGGTACCAAACAAAAGCAGCGCACAATCATGGTCAATGTCCCGGCAGGGATCGACAACGGCCAGGTGCTGACCATGCGCGGGGAAGGAAATGCGGGAAAGCACGGCGGCCCTGCCGGCGACCTGCAGATCGTGATCTCCGTAAAACCGCATAAGCTGTTTGAACGCCTGGGGTACGATCTTTACCTCGATATGAACATCAACATGATGCAGGCGGCGCTCGGCGACGAGATCGAGGTACCGGTGCTGGACGGTAAGGTGCGCTATAAGGTGGAGCCGGGGACACAGCCGGGTACGGTATTCCGCTTGAAGGGCAAAGGGATCAAATACCTGAACAGTAACCGCACGGGGGATCTTTATGTACGCGCAAATGTGCAAATTCCCAAGAAATTGAGCGAGAAACAGAAGAAGATATTGCGCGATTTTGGAGATAAGGCCAAGGCAAAGGATCGTGAGGCTGAGTTTGTAAAACCAAAGGACGCGTTTTAA
- the hemW gene encoding radical SAM family heme chaperone HemW, translating to MLGLYFHIPFCIKKCAYCDFVSTGQQSKIAPYMHALQKETELIGGMYNKAVDSVFFGGGTPSLIDEDYIGRIMDTVRRLFKFREDAEVTLEANPCSLTPGKLAAYQKAGINRLSIGLQAAQDQHLKTLGRQHTVAMFDEAFGMAREAGFENINVDAIYALPGQELAEWEETLFHILHKKPEHVSAYALKIEQGTPMARMVADGEITPADEDTDVRMYHMAQAILGNKGYTNYEISNFAIAGYECAHNLKYWNLKDYIGLGVSAHSCIERLRFANTENIDGYIKNMGKGALRYEQSDFIDDTERKVEYIMLKLRLKKGFLLYDYKSRFGEDFLLTHAQELKKACSEGLCVVKDDCVMPTKRGFDLQNRLVSILIENM from the coding sequence ATGCTGGGACTGTATTTTCACATACCGTTTTGCATCAAAAAATGCGCATATTGTGATTTTGTATCGACGGGGCAGCAAAGCAAGATCGCCCCGTATATGCACGCGCTCCAAAAAGAAACGGAGCTCATCGGCGGAATGTACAACAAGGCCGTGGATTCCGTATTTTTTGGCGGGGGAACGCCTTCGCTGATCGATGAGGATTATATCGGCCGGATCATGGATACGGTGCGGCGGCTTTTCAAATTCCGGGAGGATGCGGAGGTGACGCTGGAAGCGAATCCGTGCTCGCTGACGCCGGGAAAATTGGCGGCCTATCAAAAGGCGGGCATCAACCGATTGAGTATCGGCTTGCAGGCGGCGCAGGATCAACATTTGAAAACGCTGGGACGGCAGCATACGGTTGCGATGTTCGATGAAGCGTTTGGGATGGCGCGGGAAGCAGGCTTTGAGAACATCAATGTCGATGCGATCTATGCGCTGCCGGGGCAGGAGCTTGCGGAATGGGAGGAAACGCTGTTCCATATCCTGCATAAAAAACCCGAGCACGTTTCCGCATATGCCTTGAAGATCGAGCAGGGAACGCCTATGGCGCGTATGGTAGCGGACGGGGAGATCACGCCAGCCGACGAGGACACGGATGTGCGCATGTACCATATGGCGCAAGCGATCCTGGGCAACAAAGGCTATACAAATTACGAGATATCGAATTTTGCGATCGCCGGGTATGAATGTGCGCACAACCTGAAATATTGGAACTTAAAGGATTATATCGGTCTCGGTGTTTCCGCGCATTCGTGTATCGAGCGCCTGCGTTTTGCGAACACGGAAAACATCGACGGGTATATCAAAAATATGGGTAAGGGGGCCCTGCGTTATGAACAGTCCGACTTTATCGACGATACGGAGCGCAAGGTCGAATATATCATGCTCAAGCTGCGCCTGAAAAAAGGGTTTTTGCTTTATGACTACAAGAGCCGTTTTGGCGAGGATTTTTTGCTGACGCATGCGCAGGAGCTGAAAAAAGCGTGCAGCGAAGGGCTTTGCGTGGTGAAGGATGATTGCGTCATGCCTACAAAAAGAGGATTTGACCTGCAAAACAGGCTGGTTTCGATCCTGATTGAGAATATGTGA
- the hrcA gene encoding heat-inducible transcriptional repressor HrcA, whose amino-acid sequence MELSDRKLKILKAIIDDYIDTGIPVGSRTLSKKPDLDYSPATIRNEMADLEDMGFLDQPHTSAGRTPSDKAYRLYVDRMMHIGRVTKDEALFIRHYFDARIGEIGEVLESAAKALSDATKHISMVTAPNLESVKLRRIQLVKITETKAMLIFVTDNGIVQDQMITVPAGMDAHQMELLSNMLTDKVQNASLKEAGGIIEGICKDTLEEQRVIMDKVLEAINLSREKKEMVFGGAQNIFNYPEYKDVSKAQHFLQLLETKDMLYQVMSNATDLEFSIRIGRENPYDDFKDMSIVTATYKIGGEKIGSFGVIGPTRMDYARVLSVLNYVGMSLSDILSCLLETDDKK is encoded by the coding sequence ATGGAATTATCGGATAGAAAACTGAAGATATTAAAGGCCATTATCGATGATTATATCGATACGGGTATTCCTGTCGGTTCGCGCACGCTTTCCAAAAAACCGGATCTTGACTACAGCCCGGCGACGATACGGAATGAGATGGCTGACCTTGAAGATATGGGTTTTTTAGACCAGCCCCATACTTCAGCGGGAAGGACACCCAGCGACAAGGCGTACAGGCTCTATGTAGACCGGATGATGCACATCGGCCGTGTCACCAAGGACGAGGCGCTTTTCATCCGCCACTATTTTGACGCGCGCATTGGTGAGATCGGCGAGGTTCTGGAATCGGCGGCCAAAGCGCTTTCGGACGCGACCAAGCACATTTCCATGGTGACTGCGCCCAATCTGGAAAGTGTAAAACTGCGCCGCATCCAGCTTGTAAAGATTACGGAAACAAAGGCGATGCTGATCTTCGTAACGGACAACGGCATTGTGCAGGACCAGATGATTACTGTGCCCGCAGGAATGGACGCGCACCAGATGGAGCTCCTTTCCAATATGCTGACAGACAAGGTGCAGAACGCTTCCCTAAAGGAGGCGGGCGGGATTATCGAGGGCATATGCAAAGATACGCTTGAAGAACAGCGCGTCATTATGGATAAGGTGCTGGAAGCGATCAATTTGAGCCGCGAAAAAAAGGAAATGGTTTTTGGCGGGGCGCAGAACATTTTCAATTACCCGGAATATAAGGACGTTTCAAAAGCGCAGCATTTCTTGCAGCTTTTGGAGACCAAGGACATGCTCTACCAGGTGATGTCAAATGCAACGGATCTGGAATTTTCAATCCGCATCGGCAGGGAGAACCCGTATGACGACTTTAAGGATATGAGTATCGTGACGGCGACATATAAGATTGGCGGGGAGAAGATTGGGTCGTTTGGTGTGATCGGACCGACACGTATGGATTATGCCCGCGTGCTCTCCGTCCTTAATTATGTCGGAATGAGTTTGAGCGATATCCTATCGTGTTTGCTGGAAACAGACGATAAGAAATAA
- the mtaB gene encoding tRNA (N(6)-L-threonylcarbamoyladenosine(37)-C(2))-methylthiotransferase MtaB, translating to MRVAAYTLGCKVNQYDTNAMVELLLHAGFTQVGFGQEAEVYLVNTCTVTNMADKKSRNMIRRIHHRYPHTIICVCGCLAQRDSEEVSRIEGVSAVVGTEDRRNIVSVINACLNGGKTCRVREINSGETFEELSVQTSGELERGYIKIQEGCNNFCSYCIIPYVRGRVRSRGRQDILKEARALASSGVQEIVLTGIHISSYGQENGEPLIGMLQDLNALRGIRRIRLGSLEPHILEQPFLQELYGLKKICPHFHVSLQSGCDSVLSRMNRKYTAEEFAQYIENVRRIYEDPAVTTDVITGFPGETEEDFEETVRFIKQVGFSRMHVFPYSEREGTPAAAMGGSVPMQLRRERANRLIDAGKNMEKEYALRFLDTVQEVLFEQEAKDGLAEGYTDRYLRVHAKGRPGMLERILLNRYEDGILYGEQVR from the coding sequence ATGAGGGTAGCGGCATATACGCTGGGCTGCAAGGTCAACCAGTACGATACCAACGCCATGGTAGAGCTGCTTTTGCACGCAGGGTTTACGCAGGTGGGATTTGGGCAGGAAGCAGAGGTGTACCTGGTCAATACCTGCACAGTCACGAATATGGCGGACAAAAAATCGCGGAATATGATACGGCGTATCCACCACCGGTATCCGCATACAATCATTTGCGTATGCGGCTGCTTGGCGCAGCGCGACAGCGAAGAGGTCAGCAGGATAGAAGGCGTGAGCGCAGTGGTCGGCACGGAGGACAGGAGGAATATCGTCTCTGTGATCAATGCGTGCCTGAATGGTGGGAAAACCTGTCGGGTGCGTGAGATCAATAGCGGGGAAACCTTTGAGGAATTGAGCGTGCAAACCAGCGGGGAGCTTGAGCGCGGCTATATCAAGATACAGGAGGGCTGTAATAATTTTTGCAGCTATTGCATCATCCCGTATGTGAGGGGGCGGGTGCGTTCCCGCGGAAGGCAGGATATCTTAAAGGAAGCCCGCGCGCTGGCATCCTCGGGGGTGCAGGAGATCGTACTCACGGGCATCCATATTTCCTCCTATGGACAGGAGAACGGGGAACCGTTGATCGGGATGCTGCAGGATTTGAATGCGCTCAGAGGGATCAGGCGCATTCGTTTGGGATCGCTCGAGCCGCATATCCTGGAACAACCGTTTTTGCAGGAATTATATGGGCTCAAGAAAATCTGCCCGCATTTTCATGTGTCGCTGCAAAGCGGCTGTGACAGCGTACTTTCGCGCATGAACCGTAAATATACTGCGGAGGAATTTGCGCAATATATCGAAAATGTCAGGAGGATTTATGAGGATCCTGCGGTGACGACGGACGTGATCACCGGCTTTCCGGGAGAAACAGAAGAGGATTTTGAAGAGACCGTGCGGTTTATAAAGCAAGTGGGATTTTCGCGTATGCATGTATTTCCCTATTCGGAACGGGAAGGGACGCCGGCGGCGGCTATGGGAGGCTCCGTCCCCATGCAATTGCGCAGGGAACGGGCGAACAGGCTGATCGATGCGGGGAAAAACATGGAAAAGGAATATGCCCTGCGGTTTTTGGACACTGTGCAGGAAGTGCTGTTCGAGCAGGAGGCAAAAGACGGACTGGCGGAAGGGTATACGGATCGTTACCTGCGTGTACATGCAAAGGGGCGTCCGGGGATGCTTGAAAGGATTCTATTGAACCGTTATGAAGACGGTATATTGTATGGAGAACAGGTAAGATAG
- a CDS encoding carbohydrate-binding domain-containing protein, giving the protein MKKMMAVILTVLLSAAVVSCSSKEVEGVMQNVSSADVVSTITDTPDGTAITLKESDTQISGAGAQADGADVTISSAGTYNISGETTDGTVTVDAPGGEVVLILNGVSIKSASGPAILIKDAGSVTVTLADGTVNTLEDAGESNYDGALYGCISYTINGEGTLVVNGTAEEGIASEMHLTIESGTIEITASDDGINANNDGVSEIIINGGTIYINAGGDGIDSNGSIEMNGGTVVTFGAVNDANGGLDADSGITMNGGTVLATGANISTPSGGAQKYIVASVNGQAGDTVSIGANGAELFSAELAQTCRMILYSSPDIEEGAVYDVSLNGTVQASVTTDDVNAAGGPGGGKQPMPMN; this is encoded by the coding sequence ATGAAAAAAATGATGGCAGTCATATTGACGGTTTTGCTGTCCGCGGCAGTCGTTAGCTGCAGCAGTAAGGAAGTAGAGGGCGTAATGCAAAATGTAAGTTCCGCCGATGTGGTATCGACCATTACAGATACACCGGACGGGACGGCTATAACGCTTAAGGAGAGTGACACACAGATCAGTGGAGCGGGAGCACAGGCCGACGGCGCGGACGTCACGATCTCATCGGCAGGGACTTACAATATATCTGGTGAGACAACGGACGGGACGGTCACGGTCGATGCGCCGGGAGGGGAAGTCGTCCTGATCTTGAACGGGGTATCAATCAAGAGCGCCTCCGGGCCTGCGATCCTCATAAAGGATGCGGGTAGCGTGACGGTAACATTGGCGGATGGGACGGTCAATACTTTGGAGGATGCAGGGGAAAGCAATTATGACGGTGCGCTTTATGGATGTATCTCTTATACGATCAACGGCGAAGGGACGCTGGTCGTGAATGGGACGGCAGAAGAAGGTATCGCGAGCGAGATGCACTTGACGATCGAAAGCGGTACTATCGAAATCACAGCTTCTGACGACGGAATCAACGCCAACAACGACGGTGTGAGCGAGATCATCATCAATGGGGGCACGATCTATATCAACGCAGGAGGCGATGGGATCGATTCCAACGGCTCTATCGAAATGAACGGGGGTACGGTCGTGACCTTCGGGGCGGTAAACGACGCAAACGGCGGCCTCGATGCAGACAGCGGTATCACCATGAACGGAGGAACAGTGCTGGCCACGGGTGCGAACATCTCTACCCCGTCGGGGGGTGCGCAAAAATATATCGTGGCAAGCGTAAACGGCCAGGCGGGCGATACAGTCTCGATCGGCGCAAACGGTGCGGAACTCTTTTCGGCAGAGCTTGCACAGACATGCCGGATGATCTTGTATTCCAGTCCGGATATCGAAGAGGGCGCCGTTTATGATGTGTCCCTCAACGGGACGGTGCAGGCGAGCGTGACCACGGATGACGTGAACGCTGCAGGTGGTCCGGGAGGCGGTAAACAGCCGATGCCAATGAACTGA
- the grpE gene encoding nucleotide exchange factor GrpE, with product MAQKKHTQAKEQEKTKQEPDLKEKEAETDQEEGSGQEEKACEAGADESKEDKLSEQLKALEAEKDEYVNALIRERADFENYKKRNADLSANSYQNGVADAATAMLPVLDNFERALATECGDQAFLDGVGMIMRQFQEALKNLGVEEIAADGQFDPEFHNAVMQVEEEGREPNSIVEVLQKGYILKGKVLRHTMVKVAK from the coding sequence TTGGCACAAAAAAAACATACGCAGGCAAAAGAACAGGAAAAAACCAAGCAGGAACCCGACTTGAAAGAGAAGGAAGCCGAAACGGATCAGGAAGAAGGCTCTGGACAGGAAGAAAAAGCATGTGAGGCAGGGGCCGACGAAAGCAAGGAAGACAAATTAAGCGAGCAGTTAAAGGCGCTGGAGGCGGAAAAAGACGAATATGTGAATGCGCTGATCCGTGAACGGGCGGATTTTGAGAACTATAAAAAACGCAACGCGGATTTGTCCGCAAATTCTTACCAGAACGGCGTTGCGGATGCGGCAACGGCAATGCTGCCCGTGCTCGATAATTTTGAACGGGCGTTGGCAACAGAGTGCGGCGACCAGGCTTTTTTGGACGGCGTGGGCATGATTATGCGGCAGTTCCAGGAGGCGCTCAAGAACCTGGGGGTAGAGGAGATCGCCGCCGACGGACAGTTTGACCCGGAATTCCACAATGCGGTGATGCAGGTGGAAGAGGAGGGGCGTGAGCCCAACAGCATCGTGGAGGTGCTGCAAAAAGGATATATCCTCAAAGGGAAGGTGTTGCGGCACACGATGGTAAAAGTAGCGAAGTAA
- the prmA gene encoding 50S ribosomal protein L11 methyltransferase yields MDWLKISVFTQKEAEEIVTALLMEAGAHGVSVEGDNEACAKGGLPWDYLSDEVTKKAPFCVAAFFPCDGNEGAVLDDIQRRIGDVRSMNLGLPLGTLEVKTDVVYEQDWENAWKAYFKPAKISDFFVIKPTWEDYEAKKDEIIIEIDPGMAFGTGNHETTRMCVHLLEEYMEPGMTVIDAGCGSGILSIAAAKLGAQKIYALDLDPVAVEVTSENAALNGCEDVIGAQKSDLLSEVPEGEKADIVVANIIADVVISLNSIAKHYLKVGGMYVCSGIIDSRLGDVRKSIEGEGYKVIQILEDGEWRAIACKYRG; encoded by the coding sequence ATGGATTGGTTAAAGATCAGTGTTTTTACGCAAAAGGAAGCGGAAGAGATCGTTACGGCGCTGTTGATGGAGGCCGGCGCGCACGGCGTATCCGTCGAAGGGGACAACGAAGCGTGTGCGAAAGGCGGATTGCCGTGGGACTATCTTTCTGACGAGGTCACGAAAAAGGCGCCGTTTTGCGTGGCGGCTTTTTTCCCGTGCGACGGCAATGAAGGGGCCGTACTGGACGATATCCAACGCAGGATCGGCGATGTACGCAGCATGAACCTGGGCCTGCCGCTGGGGACGCTGGAAGTAAAAACAGACGTGGTGTATGAACAGGACTGGGAGAATGCGTGGAAGGCGTATTTCAAACCGGCCAAGATTTCCGATTTTTTTGTCATCAAACCGACATGGGAGGATTATGAGGCGAAAAAGGACGAGATCATCATCGAGATCGATCCGGGGATGGCCTTTGGCACGGGCAACCACGAAACCACGCGTATGTGCGTACACCTGCTGGAAGAATATATGGAGCCGGGCATGACGGTCATTGACGCGGGATGCGGCAGCGGTATCCTTTCCATTGCCGCGGCGAAGCTGGGGGCTCAGAAAATATATGCGCTTGATTTAGACCCGGTCGCCGTCGAGGTAACGAGTGAAAATGCGGCGCTTAACGGATGTGAAGATGTGATCGGGGCGCAAAAATCCGACTTGCTTTCTGAAGTGCCGGAAGGGGAAAAGGCGGATATCGTTGTGGCAAACATCATCGCAGACGTGGTGATCAGCTTGAACAGTATTGCAAAGCATTACCTGAAGGTAGGCGGTATGTATGTTTGCTCGGGCATCATCGATTCGCGCCTGGGGGATGTACGCAAGTCCATCGAAGGGGAAGGCTATAAGGTCATTCAGATTTTAGAGGATGGGGAATGGCGGGCGATCGCCTGTAAGTACAGAGGATGA
- a CDS encoding histidine triad nucleotide-binding protein: MEDCLFCKIIAGDIPSNKVYEDDMVYAFYDIEPQAPEHILIIPKKHFDSILSVAGKDFEYVDRMIEAAQKLAKEKGFEKDGFRLVFNTGKDGGQTVQHLHMHLLGGRSLQWPPG, encoded by the coding sequence ATGGAAGATTGTTTATTCTGCAAGATCATCGCGGGGGACATCCCCTCAAACAAAGTATATGAAGACGACATGGTATATGCCTTTTACGATATCGAGCCGCAGGCTCCCGAGCATATCCTGATCATCCCCAAAAAGCATTTTGACAGCATCCTTAGCGTAGCGGGAAAAGATTTTGAATATGTGGACCGTATGATAGAGGCGGCGCAAAAGCTTGCCAAAGAAAAAGGCTTTGAAAAAGATGGATTCAGGCTGGTATTCAATACGGGCAAAGACGGAGGGCAGACCGTGCAGCACCTGCACATGCACCTGCTGGGAGGGCGGAGCCTCCAGTGGCCTCCGGGCTGA
- the dnaK gene encoding molecular chaperone DnaK, which yields MGKVIGIDLGTTNSCVAVMEGGEAVVIPNAEGGRTTASVVAFSNTGERLVGQVAKRQAVTNPDHTVMSIKRDMGTDKKVTIEGKTYSPQEISAMILQKLKADAEAYLGETVTQAVITVPAYFSDAQRQATKDAGKIAGLEVLRIVNEPTAAALAYGLEKDHSQKILVYDLGGGTFDVSLLEIGDGVIEVLATSGNNRLGGDDFDDKIVNWMVAEFKKSDGIDLGSDKIALQRLKEAAEKAKIELSGVMQTNINLPFITADASGPKHLDLTLTRAKFDELTADLVKETEGPTVNAIKDAGIKSSEIDKVLLVGGSSRIPAVQDMVKRITGKEPFKGINPDECVAMGAAIQAGVLGGEVKDVLLLDVTPLSLGIETMGGVSTKLIERNTTIPAKKSQVFSTAADGQTSVEIHVLQGEREMAAYNKTLGKFQLTGIAPAPRGVPQIEVTFDIDANGIVNVSAKDMGTGKEQKITITASTNLSDEDIDKAVKEAEKFAQEDKERKAEVEARNNADSLVYQTEKTLKDLGDKVSADDKKKIEEEVAATKEALKTTDVEKIKSATEKLQNVSFETFGKIYQQAGGDPNAAGGQGAAGGAGFDPNYDPNAGAKQDDNVVDADYEVVDDDKKDDEKKD from the coding sequence ATGGGTAAAGTAATTGGGATCGATTTAGGGACAACAAACTCCTGCGTAGCGGTGATGGAAGGCGGCGAAGCCGTTGTCATCCCCAACGCGGAAGGCGGCAGGACGACCGCATCGGTTGTGGCGTTTTCTAATACGGGAGAAAGGCTGGTAGGCCAGGTGGCAAAGCGTCAGGCTGTTACCAATCCGGATCATACGGTCATGTCCATAAAACGCGACATGGGCACGGACAAAAAAGTGACGATCGAAGGCAAGACGTATTCGCCGCAGGAAATCTCGGCGATGATCCTGCAGAAGCTGAAAGCGGACGCAGAAGCATATTTGGGAGAGACGGTGACGCAGGCCGTTATTACGGTTCCGGCATATTTTTCGGACGCGCAGCGCCAGGCGACAAAGGACGCGGGTAAGATCGCAGGGCTTGAAGTGCTGCGTATCGTTAACGAGCCGACTGCAGCAGCGCTCGCTTACGGACTTGAAAAAGACCACAGCCAGAAAATACTGGTATATGACCTGGGCGGCGGTACGTTCGACGTATCCCTTTTGGAGATCGGCGACGGCGTCATCGAGGTGCTGGCTACAAGCGGAAACAACCGTTTGGGCGGCGACGACTTTGACGACAAGATCGTAAACTGGATGGTCGCGGAGTTCAAAAAGAGCGACGGGATCGACCTGGGGAGCGACAAGATCGCGCTGCAGCGCCTTAAAGAAGCTGCGGAAAAAGCGAAAATCGAACTTTCCGGCGTGATGCAGACGAATATCAACTTGCCTTTTATTACGGCGGATGCATCCGGGCCCAAGCATCTTGACCTGACGCTGACGCGTGCGAAATTCGACGAGCTGACGGCAGATCTCGTAAAGGAAACGGAGGGGCCGACGGTAAACGCGATCAAGGATGCGGGCATAAAGAGCTCGGAGATCGACAAGGTATTGCTGGTGGGCGGTTCGTCGCGTATCCCGGCGGTACAGGATATGGTCAAGAGGATCACGGGCAAAGAGCCTTTCAAGGGCATCAACCCAGACGAGTGCGTCGCCATGGGCGCGGCGATTCAGGCAGGCGTTTTGGGCGGCGAAGTAAAAGACGTGCTGCTGCTTGACGTTACGCCGCTTTCTTTGGGGATCGAAACGATGGGCGGCGTGTCCACGAAGCTGATTGAAAGGAACACGACGATCCCGGCGAAAAAGAGCCAGGTATTCTCCACGGCGGCCGACGGCCAGACGAGCGTGGAAATCCACGTGCTGCAGGGCGAACGTGAAATGGCGGCTTATAATAAGACGCTTGGGAAGTTCCAGCTGACGGGTATCGCGCCCGCGCCCAGGGGCGTGCCGCAGATCGAAGTTACGTTCGATATCGATGCCAACGGTATTGTAAACGTATCCGCTAAGGATATGGGTACAGGCAAGGAACAGAAGATCACGATCACGGCTTCCACGAACCTTTCCGACGAGGACATCGATAAGGCTGTTAAGGAGGCGGAGAAGTTTGCACAGGAAGACAAGGAACGCAAGGCAGAGGTAGAAGCGCGCAACAATGCGGATTCGCTGGTATACCAGACGGAAAAGACCTTGAAAGACCTGGGCGATAAGGTGTCTGCCGACGACAAGAAGAAGATCGAGGAGGAAGTGGCGGCTACGAAGGAAGCGCTCAAGACAACGGATGTTGAAAAGATCAAATCTGCGACGGAAAAACTGCAGAACGTATCGTTTGAGACGTTTGGAAAGATCTACCAGCAGGCGGGCGGAGACCCGAATGCGGCAGGTGGACAAGGAGCGGCCGGCGGCGCCGGATTTGACCCGAATTACGATCCGAACGCGGGTGCAAAGCAGGACGACAATGTTGTAGACGCGGACTATGAAGTGGTGGACGACGACAAAAAAGACGACGAAAAGAAAGACTGA
- a CDS encoding RsmE family RNA methyltransferase, with protein MKRFFTQQVTDGVACVTGGEAKHISRVLRMEAGDMLILFDGSGADYTGKIKAVTAEAVEIEILGKREAGNEPRARIHICQAVIKSDHLDYVVQKCTEMGAYDFIPFLSERCVKRPDEKSAVKLVERERRIAMEAAKQCGRSRVPGVDGIVTIRELSACLKEANGLVLLAYEDEKRTQIRQVLEANPDEKDIYVVIGPEGGFAKEEADMLKEAGAKVCSLGKLILRSETAGLAAAAMIGYHLMGDGV; from the coding sequence ATGAAAAGGTTTTTTACACAGCAGGTCACGGATGGTGTGGCCTGCGTCACAGGGGGCGAAGCAAAGCATATTTCGCGCGTCCTTCGGATGGAGGCAGGGGATATGCTTATTCTCTTTGACGGCAGCGGGGCCGATTATACCGGAAAGATCAAGGCGGTCACGGCAGAAGCGGTAGAGATCGAGATATTGGGTAAACGGGAGGCGGGAAACGAACCGCGTGCGCGCATCCATATCTGCCAGGCGGTCATCAAAAGCGACCATCTGGATTATGTGGTACAAAAGTGTACGGAGATGGGCGCGTATGATTTCATACCTTTTTTGAGCGAACGGTGCGTCAAGCGGCCGGATGAAAAATCTGCTGTTAAACTGGTAGAGCGTGAACGCAGGATCGCAATGGAAGCGGCGAAACAATGCGGAAGGTCACGCGTGCCCGGTGTGGACGGGATCGTGACGATTAGGGAATTGTCGGCGTGCTTGAAAGAAGCAAACGGACTGGTGTTGCTGGCGTATGAGGATGAAAAAAGGACGCAGATCCGGCAGGTACTGGAGGCAAACCCGGACGAGAAGGATATCTATGTGGTTATCGGCCCGGAAGGCGGCTTCGCCAAAGAGGAAGCCGATATGTTGAAAGAGGCGGGCGCAAAGGTTTGCAGCCTGGGAAAGCTGATCCTGCGCAGCGAAACGGCGGGATTGGCAGCTGCGGCGATGATCGGTTACCACCTGATGGGGGACGGCGTATGA